AGGGGGTTGCGCATGATGCAGCCTCTATGGGGGCTGTGGCCCGAGCAACCGCCAACCCCAACCTGCTGAGGGGGAGTTTCTGATTAGGAAGGGCTGTAGCCTCCTCCCCCATCCTCTCACCTGATTCCACCACTGATAAATTCACTTATTGGTTCCAGGATTCCAGCTTCAGCTCTGGCTTCACATCCGTTGGTGCACACAGCTCTCTCAGGCTTGAATAGTGATATACTGTCCGAAGCATCTGTTAATGGTTTGTGAAAGTTACATGCTAATTCTTTCATCGCATTCGTAATATAACACTCTCCAATCTTTGTAGATCTCTTCCTAAGCATTTTTTATACACCTCTATCATGTTCATTCTGATGGAACTCAGTTAAAGTAGATAGACATACAGTCTTTGTTTCCCCAGAGTTTTGGCTGGTTTATCTAGTGCTAAGTCACAGGGAAATGATTTTCTGAATGGAGGTGAACTTCTATGTTAAATGTAAGAACATGTAGCTGATAGTTTTAACAATGAAAACTTAAAATCAAAGTGATGGCTTGCCCaaaagagatttttttttatatgaaataaatactagttttCTTATTGGATTTATAAATACAGGGTATAGTATCTTTGGTTCTCTATAAGCATGGCATTTTTGGTCAGTATGTGTATgattcaaattcaacaaaactAAAAGATAGCTGTCATATTTAGTGGGGAAGCTGATTCAAGTAGCTCTTGAATGGCCTCAACACTTATATGAGTGTGGCCCAGTTAAGTTTTGTGGTGGCTATCGGGCGGTAGAATTCAAAGATTCGGATTTGGCTTCAGAAATTAGCTTCACATAAACAGTTCTGTCAGATTACGctctttctctccctctctctctattgCATGATGTTTATCCAGTTGATACTTAGGTTCtttaggatcatcaccaatgCTATATACTCCACAATATTAAGGATGCTTACCTTGTACCAATCTCTACCTGCAGTTATTTCTGAATTGATTCACTATACAACAGTGAGAAACCTTGATGAAGTTGCTTCTCAGATGCCTTTAATTCAAGTACTTGTGCCTAGGATTATGAATCTGAAGCCTCAACTTAGAGATTCATCCAAGGTATTACATAAGCAGggtcttatttttttttcttctccatttAGAGTATTGTGTTTATTCCATTCAGATCTGTCATTGTATTTGTCAAAGATGATGCCCGTATAGATGAAGTCATTTCATCACTTTGTAAACCATTTAGATGCTTGAAAGTTGTGCTGTGTTTCATAGTTGGTGCTGTCATTTATATGCTCATTATCAAAATACTTCTAGAAATTATCTTCGTGTGTCCATTGCTATTCATATTTTACACAAATCTTGACATGGTACTGAtctagttgttgacataacataGTATTGGTTGGAAATCTTAGACAATAGTAGGCTGGAAGTGATCAAGTGAAAGCTTGGAGTTTGAGTTTTCTGGCTTGAGCCTCCAATTGGGAGTTGTATCAGAAGGTCTGAGTTTCTTCCAGCAAAAGTTAGAGCTCCATTAGATTCCTACCTCGTATTAGCTTCGCAATCTGCAAATTAACAAGAAGTGCAAAATGAAGAACCACGTCTAGCAACTAAGGTTTATTATCAGAAACTGGGAGACTGGACCAGTTTGCTTGACCCCAGCAGGTTAGCCTTGGGTGGGAAATTATGTGCATCTAGTCATCCATCTTCCTTTCGAACCACATTCCTCACCATTAATTCTTCTTAGATGAAACAGGAGGGACATCTGTCCTCCTGATGTACTTCTGCATCATGTCACTCGTATTAAGTTGTGGTTCCTATGAAAATTGTCTTGCGCGGTGACAATGTTAGCATGGAGGAGTGGTGCATATGGTTGTGATTTTGTGAAATGGTAATGAAAGTTACTAATGTAAATTCAACAAATGGTTCCAAGGTAGTTTTTAGATGTTACTCATGAGTTTCATACAAGGTTAATCTGAATCTGGATTGAAACAATAAGCATGTAAAAGCAAGTggaatttgataaataatactccctccgtcccatgttacttgcacttttcattttaggccgtaaatttgagattgattttttagtgtaactaaattagaattttaagtgtaatgagacATCACTTAATAAAGGACCTCTTAACTTAATCTAACatattaaatgcattaattctaacttaaactataaatagtgtaagGTGTGTGACGTGCCGAAAAGTAAAagtgcaagtaacatgggacggagggagtataacctAGAGTAGGTCTGGGCTCCAGTGGAAACCATTTTTTTGCCATTTATAATAagataaacattaaatttcttatttgcATTACAAGCTCAAAGCCATCTTTATACTCTCTTCTGTGCAGTTATTATATATGATGTTTCTATATGACAACTGTTCACCACTGATCTCAGGATGAGGAGGATGTGAAGGCTGTTGCTCGCTTATTTGCTGACATGGGAGATGCATACGTTGAATTGATTGCTACTGGTATATAGCCTGCAAAGCCTTGCAACCTTCTACAGACTTggtttcttttaaatttagtaataCTTATGTGGGGTTTTACATATGCTCAATTAGTTTGTATCTTAGTGAGGATATTACCCTTGCTTCTTGTACAACAGGGACACTTCTTACAATAAAAAGTAACTTTTCTCTTCAGGTTCTGATGAATCAATGGTGATCGTGCAAGCACTACTTGAAGCTACTTCACATCCAGAATTTGATATTGCTTCAATGACCTTTAACTTTTGGCATAGTCTTCAAATGCTAATAAGTGAGAGGTACTGGCATTTTCTATTCTAAGGTTATGTGTGTGCGCTAGATCATTATATGACTGTATAATTTCTAATGGATTAGGAGTAATACTCTTCCACATGGTCATGAACCATCTTCTGAACCTGAGAAATCCCCTCAGCTGCTGGCGTTCCGTTCATCGTATGAAGCACTTGTTTCCTTGGTGAGGCTTTTCTTATGGTCTTTACATAGTCTTAGGTTTTGCATCAAGATTAAGTTTCTTCTAATTCAAAATGGAAGTGTTTGCATAGTTCCTTAAGAATGCTAAAGGAGAGGAGCATTTGTTCTTcactagtaatattttttttcctaaataaataagagcatAACATGGTATACAAATGTCTTGGTGTTTTATCCCCATTTTCtttgagataaaataaatacattccAAAGATCATTGCTGTAATTGTCTGACCATCATAATGATATCTGGAGGATATGACCCTGGCCTCCTTGTTTACAGATTCCCAAGTATTTACGCATGTGGTTACTAGTTTTTAAGGCTAACTACTTTTATCAATAATGATTTCTTATATGATTTTgctgttatttatttttctctcagGTTAGTGTCAAAGTTGAATATCCCCAGGATTATGCTGATCTTTCAAGAGAGGACCAGAAAGATTTTAAGCAAACCAGATATGGTACATTTGCTGTTTGATCTGATAATGGTTTGCTGCATGTATCGACATAATCTTAAATGATGTATGtagtttatataaatatttaacaaaCTCTCAAATACGATACACATGGAAGAAACATTTTGTTTATTGCCTTGGAACTAGGCATATTTTTCAGGGATGGGGAGTATTAGTTAGCCATTTCAGAATGCCTTCTGCATTTGAAACATACAGAATTATTTAATGTACACATGACTTGTATGTTTTATCTTCATAGCCTTGTTATTGTCTAGATGTCAACATTATAGGTCTTCCCCCTCCTCCCACTAGACTTTTTGAGGTGACATGTTTTAAGATCTAACATTTTTTGTGgttttcacaaaattatcaTGCTGGCAGCTGTTGCGGATGTCCTCATTGATGCAGCTCTAGTTTTAGGTGGTGATGCTACACTGAAGATTCTTTACATGAAGCTTATTGAGGTACATGTAATCTCGTTAATGCTGTAGAGATACCTGTCTGTCAACCCTTTAAAACTCtgtaacaaattaataaaggCATAAAGCAGCATTTGCAGCCATTATAAATTCTTGTTTGTATGGTCACTCATCTTATACATATTTTGCTCACGATGGAAAATAAGTCAAAAGGCTACGTTATAAGTTCTTATGAGGTACCGAACATCATactctatacatatataagcGATATAATGGCACAGTTCTGGTTCCAGCTTATGATGGAAAAGATATTGGAGATCTGCCGGTTGTGAGCTGTACTCAACTACTCATTGATATCTTGTTTCCCAAATATTAGGAACAACTCATAATCATTGTATACAACACAAATAACTTCCCTTATGGTTTGTAAATGTACTCCTGACTTCTTGTAGCTTTCACACTCTCATTACTTTGATATAACCTGCAATATGTAATAAATACATGTTGAACCCAATTTCTGGAATGAAACCTGATAAAAAAAGAGACAGTGGgtaaaatgttaattaatcCTCCTACTGGAATTGAAAGGCTACAGTTTAAGGCTTCACCATAGGCCCACTACTTCGACCCAAGGCTCACTGGGGAGATTGGGCCCCACTCTGAAGACTACCAACATAATTATCATATAGTATTACATATcatgaaattatttgaattcaaaacATTGTTAGTACATGAATTTATCAATGATGTCTCATTTccccttttaatttatgtataggCTGTTAGAAATTGCGGGCAGGTCCAGCAAACTGATTGGCGTCCAGCAGAAGCGGCTTTATATAGTATTCGAGCAATATCCGATTATGTATCTAATACTGAAGGAGATGTGATGCCTCAGGTTTGAATATTCTCCCATATCAGGCTGTCAATTTATAAAGCTAGCTAGCTAGGTGTTTCCCATTGATCAATGTATTTCCTAGTTATTGATCCGACAAAATTTCCTTTTAGTCCTTTGGCCTCAtgcattaatttgttttgatgtCTAACTATGTTCACTGTTCAACACTTTACCAATTCAGATATATCAaacatgttttgttttgcCAGATCATGAATTTACTTCCTCAACTTCCTCATCAACCACAGCTGCTGCAGACAGGTATAAAATCCACGAGAACATCCTTTTGTCTCTCAAAATGTCTTTATTACTTCCTCATCAGGGAgtagttttgagttttgacACAGTGTTCTCGAGTTacttatttatgttttttttgtatCTTTGTTCAGTATGCTATGTAATTGGGGCTTACTCAAAATGGCTTGACACTGCACCAAGTGGACCTTCATTCTTGTCGCctcttataaatattcttgttAGCGGTATGAGTATATCAGAGGACACTGCAGCTGCAGCTGCTGTGGCTTTTCGTCATATATGTGACGGTAAATAGTCTTGCTTGCTTAGCTTCTCATGTTTGTTTTCCTGACTAGTACTAATAGTTTACAGCTAAAACTAACATTCAATGTTTTTTAAGCTTctaatttcatgatttatggtTTAATTCTTGTAATATCTCAGATATTgttatttctctcttcaacAAACTGTGATCTTCTTCGCCTCTAGTAGGGTAGCTCTGGGTGATGGTCCTACTCTTTGTGAGATTACATAATAACAAGGAATTTGTGTTCTAGGAGTAAAATGTCAAgcatttttttcttgaataggGGCTTCTTTTATATTCTATCTATGTCCATTATTTCTTACCTTATTGCTCACTTGCCACAAAATTTTACCCCTTTGTTACTGGGCTTTGCAATAGCTATATTTTACTTGAACTCTGcctatattttgttttggcTGTAGACTGCAAGAAAAAACTATGTGGGTCCTTGGATGGACTTTTCCAAATATACCAAGGGGCAATGATTGGAGAAGGCCCCTTCAAGGTTTCTGCAGAAGACTCGTTGCATCTAGTCGAGGCTCTTAGgtattaatgatttttatgaCTTGCAGAAACTGGCTGGTATTTTGTGTTGTGTTAACTTATTTAGATAATCTTTATTCACAGTATGGTCGTCACGGAACTTCCTTCGGAACATGCTAAGAAAGCCTTGGAGGCACTATGCTTGCCCACTGTTGCTCCTTTACAGGTTAGTATTGTCTTAAGGAATCAGGCTTGTTTTGATATGTGGTTGACTGGTTGAGTGAGCAATTTGCATGGTCAATAAGCAGGACATCATCAATCAAGGCCCTTTAGTACTGGGACAGAAGCCTGCTCGAGATTTAACTGTTCATATTGACCGATTAGCAAATATATTTAGGTAGCAACATATATCTGTATTGGTTATATTAGGCGTACCTTTTTATGAAGCTCAACTTATAATTATGCAACTTCAGACATGCGAATCATCCGGAAGCTGTTGCAGATGCTGTTCGAAGACTCTGGCCAATCTTCAAATCAATCTTCGATATGTTAGTGCTACATCTGCTGATTTgataaatactttaattatattgcCTTGGGTACTTGATTCAAGATAAGTTTGAGCTCAAATATCTGTGCTGCAGTCGTTCTTGGGACATGCGAACTATGGAATCTCTTTGTCGAGCGTGCAAAAATGCGGTAAGATTTCTGAACTATGGAATTTTGATTATGGATTATTTCAAAGGTTCTCACCATTTGCTTTTTGAGTATTATTGCCCTCACTATCAAGTATGGTAAATGGggatgataaaatttaagaagaGGGACCAAAGGGAACCAAATCTATTCATGGTGCTTGGTATGTTAGATTTGGAATCAAATAACTCGACAATTACTCCCTTGATTAGTTACCCTCGGATTAATCAACTTGATTTCCATTGTAATTGAACTTCTCAGCCATACACCCATACCCATAGTTGTTCCAGTTGAAGCACCATTTTAGGGTGTTTTAACATGACATAATACCATGATTAATCTACTTAGCACGGTAAGGCCATATGACTATGCATACAGATCATATTTTCTCTATCGTGCTGGCAGTACTTCTCTAGTAATTCTAAGACCTCCaacaatgttatttttttttataacatgATTGAACCCTCATCGCCTTTTTGCCATAGTAGTCATTCTACTTTCATTGGACTGCCCACAGAAGATAGTATTCGAAAGGAATGTAATCCAATTTCAATTGTAGTTTCCAGTGTCAGTATGTCACTTTTATGGGAGTCTTCCTGATAAGAAATTTCTCTCTTCCAGGTGAGGACCTCTAAAACTCTTATGGGGGTTACAGTTGGTGTAATACTCGAAGAGATACAAGCTTTGTACAAACAACATCAGCAACCTTGTTTCCTCTATCTCTCTAGTGAAGTTATTAAGGTTCGTATTCCTGGTTCTTTCTGGGTTAATATATTACTCGATAAGTTTTCCCTTTTCTGATTAACTTATATTTGAATCCTCTTCTCTAGATATTTGGTTCAGATCCATCTTGTACAAACTATTTGACAATCTTGATTGAATCTCTTTTCAACCATACAACATCTGTGCTTACAAAAGTTCAGGTAATGTCTCTGGTTAATAACCGTCAGCTCCGTTAATTGAGATCGTGGAATGTTTTCCTGATGCTATTACCCATGTGGCAGGACTTCTCTTCCCGACCCGACCTGGTAGatgattgttttttattaGCATCAAGATGCATCCGTTATTGTCCGCAATTATTCTTTACATCTCCTGTATTCCCCTGCTTGGTGGACTGTTCTATGATTGGCATCACCGTGCAGCATAGGTTCTCCCTCACAATCTCTCTatcaaatagtaaaatttagtattttcttatGTTCTTAAACGACAAGCATGCTCTGATGAAATACAGTAAGGATTGaaattgtcacatttcacACTGCAGGGAGGCCTCCAATTCCATACTAAATTTCCTATCAGATGTTTTCGATCTTGCAAATTCCACTCACGGGAAGCCTTATGTGCCCATCCGGGACAATGTGATTATTCCCAGAGGAGCTGTCATCACCAGAGTTCTTGTAGCTGCTCTAACCGGAGCACTTCCAAGTTCGCGACTAGAAACGGTTTATGTCCCTGACCCCTCAATAGATAAATGCTACCATGATAGAGGCTTCCATTTGCTATATTGAAcacttcaattttcatttgcaATAGGTAACCTACACGCTTCTAGCTATTACACGAGCCTACAGTTCAAAGGCGTTAGAGTGGGCAAAGGAGGCCATTTCCTTAATTCCATCAAATGCGGTGACAGAGGTGGAAAGGTCAAGATTTCTGCAAGCTTTGTCAGATGCGACGTCTGGTGCAGCTGTAAACGGCCTGACGACTCCAATCGAAGAATTATCCGAGGTCTGTAGACGTAATAGATCCGTTCAAGAGATTGTTCAAGGAGCTTTGAGGCCTCTTGAACTGAACATGGTTTCTGTATCATAGTTGGTGAGTGACAGAGAAGGGCTATTTTTTCTCTGCCCTTGTCTTCGGTTTCGGTTGAGGCaacttttttgtttcatttcaatatttgTATATTGTTCATTTGCCATTTCATATAGTTTGAATGAGGGTGAGAGGGGAGGGTGAGAGGTTGTGTTGTTGTGTTTTACTTTCAAAGATGAAAcataatctttttattgtGAAGGATAGCTTAAATATGGCAGACGGTTGTAAGTCTCTGGTTTGGTCAATTTTTGGGGGGGCAATAtcactttattataaatttggttCATGTCTGAATTCTCGTTAATggcattttcattttcacatattGATTAATTTCAGCAACAGTATTACTGAGTTGAGTTCTTTAATTGTGATAAATTTGCTGCTTAAATCTCATCACCTGGCTTAGATTTCTAACAATACAAAAGGAGCATATAATTAACAAACTAGTTCACTTTCAAATGGAAGTATAACTACACGATCAAAGAGAAGGGGAAGTGAGTAGGAGTTAAGCAAGGAACAAAAGATGATTCTTTCCTTGATGAAGATTGTGCCACAATACGATTGAAAAACAAGATCAGTGACAGATTTATTGTGATTTGgtcacaatttttttcccccttaCTCTTGCCAAGAAGAATTCACCAAGAGCGACGTCGGAATTGCATCCAGTAGATGGGAATAACTGCACCAAAGTAAGAACGTAAACAACTCTTTAatcttatttgaatattaccCAAAAAGATACATGAATTGAAGTACAAGATGGAACAACTGCAGGATATAGACGTAGAGCAACACGGGATCCATGTAAAAATGTCAGTTCTTTCTGTCCTAGTCATCTAAATGCCATTCCTTAATGAAGACTGTCAGGATATGAAGACCATCGAGTTTTTGTTTCCATAACATCTTAGTTCTCTGGGTTTTTTACTATAAAGTATTAACCACCAAAGGGAAGTAGTAAAGTTAACAGGAACTCAATTATTGTAGGAATCAGATGAAATAGCTCAGTTCGAAATGTTTAGGTAGTAAAATGGcaagaaaaaactaaaacttttttcttcttttcttaatCTAAACTACACCATACTTATATAAGAAAACTCAAGTGCCAGTCCAAGAAATATACATAAAGATAACTCACTTACTAAAGGTGACAAGTACTCGTGACAAGGCCTGCGGCTGAAACTGTTTGAAGGGACAATCTGAATTCCAGCTCAAAGCAACCCCTCAAAAACTGAACATGCATATTTGTAAATCAGTGATATGATTCATATAAAAAGCTATACTCCTTTTTCTAACCCAGTAAAGGTAAAAGTATAAAAGGAAAGAACAATGCGATGAAAATCATGATCTTACATTGAGATTAACTTGAACCCTTATCTTTCCCCTCGTTTGCTACAGCATCAGCCACAAGTGACATCGGTCTTTCATTTATAACCTCATCTATTATTCCAAACTCCTTTGCCTCCTCAGCTGTCATGAAATAATCACGGTCCATGTTTGCTTGGATTACTTCAAGTGACTGTCCAGTGTGTTTACAGTAGAGATCATTCAATGCATCCCAAACACGAATAATTTGCTTGGTGTGGATACTTATGTCTTTAGCCTGCCCACTGTACCCACCAGAAGGCTGATGTATCATGATTGTAGCATTTGGGAGGGACCGCCTTTCACCCTTTGCACCAGCAGCCAGTAGGAGAGAAGCCATTGATGCAGCTTGACCAAGACATATAGTATTGATGGGAGACCGGATATACTGCATCGTGTCATAGATAGCAAGACCTACATTATCAATCAACTAACAATGAGTTCGAAGGTTTTCAAATAaagttcaaatataaatacatactGCAAAGTAGGATTCTCTGCAAAGTAGCAAAAAAGCAAAGGAACATTTCCTCATTTTAAGTTGCAT
The genomic region above belongs to Salvia hispanica cultivar TCC Black 2014 chromosome 3, UniMelb_Shisp_WGS_1.0, whole genome shotgun sequence and contains:
- the LOC125212541 gene encoding transportin MOS14 isoform X2; the protein is MNSHPECIPSFLELLRVLPEEVFNYKIAVRPDRRRIFENELATGMEIALNVFTACLNINGLSEQALEAFASWLRLRHRIPASALASHPLVHTALSGLNSDILSEASVNVISELIHYTTVRNLDEVASQMPLIQVLVPRIMNLKPQLRDSSKDEEDVKAVARLFADMGDAYVELIATGSDESMVIVQALLEATSHPEFDIASMTFNFWHSLQMLISERSNTLPHGHEPSSEPEKSPQLLAFRSSYEALVSLVSVKVEYPQDYADLSREDQKDFKQTRYAVADVLIDAALVLGGDATLKILYMKLIEAVRNCGQVQQTDWRPAEAALYSIRAISDYVSNTEGDVMPQIMNLLPQLPHQPQLLQTVCYVIGAYSKWLDTAPSGPSFLSPLINILVSGMSISEDTAAAAAVAFRHICDDCKKKLCGSLDGLFQIYQGAMIGEGPFKVSAEDSLHLVEALSMVVTELPSEHAKKALEALCLPTVAPLQDIINQGPLVLGQKPARDLTVHIDRLANIFRHANHPEAVADAVRRLWPIFKSIFDIRSWDMRTMESLCRACKNAVRTSKTLMGVTVGVILEEIQALYKQHQQPCFLYLSSEVIKIFGSDPSCTNYLTILIESLFNHTTSVLTKVQDFSSRPDLVDDCFLLASRCIRYCPQLFFTSPVFPCLVDCSMIGITVQHREASNSILNFLSDVFDLANSTHGKPYVPIRDNVIIPRGAVITRVLVAALTGALPSSRLETVTYTLLAITRAYSSKALEWAKEAISLIPSNAVTEVERSRFLQALSDATSGAAVNGLTTPIEELSEVCRRNRSVQEIVQGALRPLELNMVSVS
- the LOC125212541 gene encoding transportin MOS14 isoform X1, whose translation is MELQNTVKEALNALYHHPDDAVRMQADRWLQDFQRTIDAWQVADNLLHDTSSNIETSVFCSQTLRSKVQRDFEELPSEAFRPLRISLNTLLKSFHKGPPKVRTQISLAVAALAIHVPAEDWGDGGILNWIRDEMNSHPECIPSFLELLRVLPEEVFNYKIAVRPDRRRIFENELATGMEIALNVFTACLNINGLSEQALEAFASWLRLRHRIPASALASHPLVHTALSGLNSDILSEASVNVISELIHYTTVRNLDEVASQMPLIQVLVPRIMNLKPQLRDSSKDEEDVKAVARLFADMGDAYVELIATGSDESMVIVQALLEATSHPEFDIASMTFNFWHSLQMLISERSNTLPHGHEPSSEPEKSPQLLAFRSSYEALVSLVSVKVEYPQDYADLSREDQKDFKQTRYAVADVLIDAALVLGGDATLKILYMKLIEAVRNCGQVQQTDWRPAEAALYSIRAISDYVSNTEGDVMPQIMNLLPQLPHQPQLLQTVCYVIGAYSKWLDTAPSGPSFLSPLINILVSGMSISEDTAAAAAVAFRHICDDCKKKLCGSLDGLFQIYQGAMIGEGPFKVSAEDSLHLVEALSMVVTELPSEHAKKALEALCLPTVAPLQDIINQGPLVLGQKPARDLTVHIDRLANIFRHANHPEAVADAVRRLWPIFKSIFDIRSWDMRTMESLCRACKNAVRTSKTLMGVTVGVILEEIQALYKQHQQPCFLYLSSEVIKIFGSDPSCTNYLTILIESLFNHTTSVLTKVQDFSSRPDLVDDCFLLASRCIRYCPQLFFTSPVFPCLVDCSMIGITVQHREASNSILNFLSDVFDLANSTHGKPYVPIRDNVIIPRGAVITRVLVAALTGALPSSRLETVTYTLLAITRAYSSKALEWAKEAISLIPSNAVTEVERSRFLQALSDATSGAAVNGLTTPIEELSEVCRRNRSVQEIVQGALRPLELNMVSVS
- the LOC125212542 gene encoding ATP-dependent Clp protease proteolytic subunit 2, mitochondrial-like, with product MMRSLFSRNLINVAKSSTAVAGGRRSYSLVPMVIEHSSRGERAYDIFSRLLKERIICINGPISDDTAHVVVAQLLFLESENPAKPIHMYLNSPGGAVTAGLAIYDTMQYIRSPINTICLGQAASMASLLLAAGAKGERRSLPNATIMIHQPSGGYSGQAKDISIHTKQIIRVWDALNDLYCKHTGQSLEVIQANMDRDYFMTAEEAKEFGIIDEVINERPMSLVADAVANEGKDKGSS